One segment of Mycolicibacterium sp. YH-1 DNA contains the following:
- a CDS encoding GlxA family transcriptional regulator → MAPGPVPHAVVVLLYDGIQSLDVTGPIDALAAANALGAHYRIINTSLTGQDVVASSGVRLGVDVPVDALPQAIGTLLVPGAPNWQRSISDPALIDAVRTLAKRSRRTVSICAGAFPLAATGLLDGRRVATHWKLANHLAARFPELTVDSAAIFVTDGDYVTSAGVTAGIDLSLSLIEHDHGATLAREVARELVVFMARPGDQSQFSVRLDALPTDSSIVRNVMNLITSDPSHNHSLRSLSEAAGVSARHLSRLFLAETGYTPQRFVDRTRLEAACTLLTSGHDSLDHVAERTGTGSGESLRRLFRRELGITPGTYRKRFETARRSESR, encoded by the coding sequence ATGGCACCAGGCCCTGTCCCCCATGCCGTCGTCGTACTGCTCTACGACGGCATCCAGTCGCTCGACGTGACCGGTCCAATCGACGCCCTCGCGGCGGCCAATGCCCTCGGCGCGCACTACCGGATCATCAACACCTCGCTCACCGGCCAGGACGTTGTCGCCAGCTCGGGGGTTCGGCTCGGCGTTGACGTGCCGGTGGACGCGCTGCCGCAGGCCATCGGCACCCTTCTGGTGCCCGGCGCACCGAACTGGCAGAGGAGTATCAGCGACCCCGCCCTCATCGACGCCGTCCGCACACTGGCGAAACGCAGCCGCCGGACGGTCTCCATCTGCGCCGGAGCGTTCCCCCTCGCCGCGACCGGATTGCTCGACGGGCGACGGGTCGCCACCCACTGGAAGCTCGCAAACCACCTCGCCGCCCGATTTCCCGAACTCACTGTGGACTCGGCCGCAATCTTCGTCACCGACGGTGACTACGTCACATCGGCAGGTGTCACCGCGGGCATCGACCTGAGCCTGTCGCTGATCGAGCATGACCACGGCGCGACACTGGCCCGCGAAGTCGCCAGGGAGCTGGTCGTCTTCATGGCCCGCCCCGGTGACCAATCACAGTTCAGCGTCCGTCTCGACGCGCTGCCCACCGACAGCTCCATCGTGCGGAACGTCATGAACCTCATCACCAGCGATCCGAGTCACAACCACTCTCTGCGCTCGCTGTCCGAGGCCGCGGGGGTGAGCGCTCGCCACCTGTCCCGACTGTTCCTCGCCGAGACTGGCTACACGCCACAACGTTTCGTCGACCGGACCCGGCTCGAGGCGGCCTGCACCCTGCTCACCAGCGGTCACGACTCCCTCGATCACGTCGCGGAACGGACGGGGACCGGATCCGGCGAATCCCTGCGCCGACTGTTCAGGCGCGAACTGGGCATCACACCCGGCACGTACCGCAAGCGCTTCGAGACGGCGCGTCGGAGCGAGTCCCGGTAG
- a CDS encoding HD domain-containing protein, translating into MTSTPEVIAGVRIPDSALAREATGLIRDTTNELIFHHSRRVFLFGSLQTRGWGATPDPELLYIAAMFHDTGLVAPYRGTAQRFEMDGADAAREFLISRGHSEQEAQIVWTAIALHTTPEVPHKLDPVIAATTAGVETDVVGLHLDALSASEIDAVTAVHPRPDFKNRILQAFVDGFGYRPETTFGTMNADVLEHFVPGFHRIDMVDLVKNSAWPE; encoded by the coding sequence ATGACCAGTACCCCTGAAGTCATTGCCGGAGTGCGGATCCCAGACAGTGCTCTGGCTCGGGAGGCCACCGGGTTGATCCGGGACACCACGAATGAGCTGATCTTCCATCACTCGCGACGAGTGTTTCTGTTCGGAAGTCTGCAGACGCGCGGCTGGGGCGCGACCCCCGACCCCGAACTGCTCTACATCGCCGCCATGTTCCACGACACCGGGCTGGTGGCGCCCTACCGCGGTACCGCGCAGCGGTTCGAGATGGACGGCGCCGACGCGGCGAGAGAGTTCCTCATCTCGCGTGGGCATTCTGAGCAGGAGGCCCAGATCGTCTGGACGGCGATTGCGCTGCACACCACACCGGAAGTGCCCCACAAGCTCGATCCGGTGATCGCTGCGACCACCGCGGGGGTGGAGACCGACGTGGTCGGCCTTCACCTGGACGCGCTCAGCGCCAGTGAGATCGACGCGGTGACCGCGGTGCATCCGCGGCCGGACTTCAAGAACCGGATCCTGCAGGCGTTCGTCGACGGCTTCGGCTACCGGCCCGAGACCACCTTCGGCACCATGAACGCCGATGTGCTCGAGCACTTCGTGCCGGGGTTTCATCGGATCGACATGGTCGACCTCGTCAAGAACTCGGCCTGGCCCGAATAG
- a CDS encoding DUF2993 domain-containing protein: MAVIIVALLTGGLAGGELYARSRADSILVAVAECVVQDGATISFGVNPPFLWQHITGHYTNISVETAGDRVQDADGMTADVTLADVRLQETDDSKGTIGSLEATLTWKSAGIKDTVAANLPGVGSLITGARTDPAAGTIILEAGDNSVTAKPVVADGDLNLQVLDVNGPLPKDTVQSALNDLTKKLNDNYPLGIHADSVEVTATGVVGKFSSQNASIPKEDADPCFARL, encoded by the coding sequence GTGGCGGTCATCATCGTCGCGCTCCTGACGGGTGGCCTGGCCGGCGGGGAACTCTATGCGCGAAGCCGCGCGGACAGCATCCTTGTGGCGGTCGCCGAGTGCGTCGTCCAGGACGGCGCCACCATCTCCTTCGGCGTGAACCCGCCGTTCCTGTGGCAACACATCACCGGTCACTACACGAACATCTCCGTCGAGACCGCCGGAGACCGGGTGCAAGACGCCGACGGGATGACGGCCGACGTGACGCTGGCCGACGTGCGACTGCAGGAGACCGACGACTCCAAGGGCACCATCGGATCGTTGGAGGCCACCCTCACCTGGAAATCGGCAGGCATCAAGGACACGGTGGCCGCGAATCTCCCCGGGGTGGGCAGTCTGATCACGGGTGCCCGCACCGACCCGGCCGCGGGCACCATAATCCTCGAAGCCGGCGACAACAGTGTGACGGCCAAACCCGTTGTCGCCGACGGTGATCTCAATCTGCAGGTTCTCGACGTCAATGGCCCGCTGCCGAAGGACACGGTGCAGTCAGCGCTGAATGACCTCACCAAGAAGCTCAACGACAACTACCCGCTCGGCATTCACGCGGACAGTGTCGAGGTGACCGCTACCGGCGTCGTGGGGAAGTTCTCCAGTCAGAACGCGTCGATCCCCAAGGAGGACGCGGACCCCTGCT